In Brachypodium distachyon strain Bd21 chromosome 2, Brachypodium_distachyon_v3.0, whole genome shotgun sequence, one genomic interval encodes:
- the LOC100845673 gene encoding cyclin-dependent protein kinase inhibitor SMR5, whose product MESSGTEAAMAAAAAAVGGYGGCGGWETPKREECRIPATLPCPAAPRKAVPDFGKPRGPPKNGYFQPPDLEALFALAPRRQASCA is encoded by the coding sequence ATGGAGAGCAGCGGCACagaggcggccatggcggcggcggcggcggcggtaggaGGCtacggcggctgcggcgggtggGAGACGCCGAAGCGGGAGGAATGCCGCATCCCGGCCACGCTGCCTTGCCCTGCGGCGCCGAGGAAGGCCGTGCCGGACTTCGGCAAGCCCCGGGGACCGCCCAAGAACGGCTACTTCCAGCCGCCGGACCTCGAGGCCCTCTTCGCGCTTGCGccccgccggcaggcctcgtGCGCGTGA